A DNA window from Nitratidesulfovibrio sp. contains the following coding sequences:
- a CDS encoding ATP-dependent helicase, which yields MTVLSRRVRPDDWKPVGVDALEANALTVVRSSDNRAVIAGPGAGKTELLAQRAAYLLQTGISPAPRRILAICFKRDAAKNLAARVRQRCHRNHAGRFDSMTFDAFAKGLVDRFGQALPARWRPRSDYDIMLPGDRDYRGFLSQEVGTPPASVGTFADIQAVSIETFERRYLVGAPLPMEGWPHPTPAQWAADKFWQKSLHEGRKSTLSFPMIGRLAELLLRVNPKARDALRLTYSHLFMDEFQDTTHIQYDLVRTIFLGADTVITAVGDNKQQIMRWAMAMDDPFAVFDEEFGAMRTPLYNNYRSSPELVRIQHVLSQALDARAVAPVSKTVGKIAGDSCTIWDFSSPEIEAERLATFVATEMKTHMLSPRDFVLLVRQKANDYAKVLEPAFVAAGIPLRNEARKVGSIELQDLLVEAASELIMKVLRLAMTARAGRHWTECQEALISLRGVVPDDEVAQAKLAQELDAYVRKLRAAHPSPPKSKRVSRSIVNDILEFIGRERVIAFHPAYGQGSWFEKVLDSAAEHLLDSSIGDTDWPTALDNYEGIYATPLMTIHKSKGLEYHSVIFVGLDDGAWWSFSRDQVEATAGFFVAFTRAKQRVVFTYCAQRGTRSKIATLYRLLIKAGVKSIHVA from the coding sequence ATGACGGTGCTCTCGCGACGGGTTCGACCGGACGATTGGAAGCCCGTGGGTGTGGACGCGCTTGAAGCGAATGCGCTGACGGTCGTCCGCTCGAGCGATAACCGCGCCGTCATCGCTGGTCCCGGTGCAGGAAAGACAGAATTGCTTGCGCAACGCGCCGCCTATCTCCTTCAGACGGGCATCTCGCCTGCGCCAAGGCGCATTCTCGCCATCTGTTTCAAACGCGACGCCGCAAAGAACCTCGCCGCGCGAGTTCGTCAGCGCTGTCATCGCAATCATGCCGGACGCTTCGATTCCATGACCTTTGACGCCTTTGCCAAAGGGCTGGTTGACCGCTTCGGCCAGGCGTTGCCCGCGCGTTGGCGGCCCCGGAGCGACTACGACATCATGCTCCCCGGTGATCGGGATTACCGAGGCTTTTTGTCTCAGGAGGTAGGAACGCCTCCCGCCTCAGTCGGCACCTTCGCGGACATCCAGGCGGTATCGATAGAAACCTTCGAACGCCGCTACCTAGTAGGGGCGCCGCTGCCTATGGAAGGCTGGCCTCATCCGACACCTGCTCAGTGGGCTGCGGATAAATTCTGGCAAAAATCACTTCATGAAGGCAGAAAAAGCACCCTGTCGTTTCCCATGATCGGGCGACTCGCCGAACTTCTGTTGCGGGTTAATCCAAAGGCTCGTGATGCCCTTCGGCTGACGTACTCGCATCTGTTTATGGATGAGTTCCAGGATACGACCCATATCCAATATGACTTGGTCCGTACAATCTTTCTTGGCGCAGACACCGTGATTACCGCCGTCGGAGACAATAAGCAGCAGATAATGCGATGGGCAATGGCGATGGATGATCCCTTTGCCGTTTTTGATGAAGAGTTCGGTGCGATGCGAACGCCACTCTACAACAACTATAGATCGTCTCCAGAGTTGGTGCGTATCCAGCACGTCTTATCGCAGGCTCTGGACGCCCGAGCCGTGGCGCCGGTGTCGAAGACCGTCGGTAAGATTGCTGGCGACAGCTGCACCATTTGGGACTTTTCGTCGCCAGAAATCGAAGCGGAGCGCTTGGCCACTTTTGTCGCGACTGAGATGAAGACGCACATGCTCAGTCCACGCGATTTTGTTTTGCTGGTCCGGCAGAAGGCTAACGATTACGCGAAGGTTCTCGAACCGGCTTTTGTAGCCGCAGGAATTCCTCTGCGCAACGAAGCTAGAAAGGTTGGGAGCATCGAGCTTCAGGACTTGCTGGTGGAAGCGGCATCCGAACTAATCATGAAGGTTCTACGTCTCGCTATGACCGCTCGGGCTGGGCGACATTGGACAGAATGTCAGGAGGCGCTCATCTCCCTAAGGGGAGTCGTTCCTGACGATGAGGTTGCACAGGCAAAGCTTGCCCAAGAATTGGACGCATACGTACGCAAACTTCGTGCTGCTCATCCGAGTCCTCCAAAATCGAAGAGGGTGTCGCGTTCGATTGTGAACGATATTCTGGAGTTCATCGGTCGTGAGCGAGTGATTGCTTTTCATCCAGCCTACGGACAAGGCAGCTGGTTCGAAAAGGTGCTGGACTCAGCAGCAGAGCACCTACTGGATTCGTCAATAGGCGATACTGACTGGCCGACGGCGCTTGACAACTATGAAGGCATTTACGCGACCCCTTTGATGACGATCCATAAAAGCAAGGGACTCGAATACCACAGCGTAATATTTGTTGGTTTGGATGATGGGGCGTGGTGGAGTTTCTCTAGAGATCAGGTCGAGGCTACTGCTGGTTTTTTTGTCGCGTTCACGCGCGCAAAACAGCGTGTCGTTTTCACATACTGTGCGCAGCGTGGTACGCGATCAAAGATTGCGACTCTTTACAGGCTGTTGATTAAGGCTGGGGTCAAGAGTATTCACGTTGCCTGA
- a CDS encoding AAA family ATPase translates to MRIESITLAGFRCFGPDPVTVQISSEITAVIGPNAAGKTALLHALSKMFGVSRAQRTVQCSDFHLGAGDDSSDREAKALFVDVLIGFPELADGSATPETIAPSFRHMQIEREGESPACRLRLEARWEDDGTAEGEVTQDLFWVDTLNDDSAERQRHPVSASDRGLIQLYYTPASRDAATQVRATAGALAARLLRAIEWSSETEKTVQETAENLASAFGNESAIAAIGKALQARWSGLHDDVVDTKPKLSLVSRRFEEVVNKIAVIFEQGPDGHERGLDALSDGQQSLFYFALAAAVFDLEREVVAGTVEGFRNDTLRIPALTLFALEEPENHLSPYFLARIVRQVRSLTDAGGAQAIITSHSPSVLSRVNPHEVRYCRCDPKTRVSKVKEIKMPTDEEEAAKFVRGAMLAYPELYFARFVLLVEGDSERIVLPRLAEALDLLIDPSFVAIVPLGGRHVQHFWRLLRHLDIPHATLLDLDLGRDGGGFGRVKSVIEELLKFGESKAKLLLTTEGKLSDDDLAKMHTWQDAEDRKFLSGWVTFLKQYGVYFSAPLDLDLAMLESFPDAYKAIIPKGGGPKMAADKAAEVVLGTTGPGIAIYTGPFKDYPALLPAYRYHFLTHSKPATHLAALTHIKKEDLAKEMPSVLAEVLTHIAKSLRRD, encoded by the coding sequence GTGCGTATCGAATCTATAACTTTGGCTGGCTTCCGTTGTTTTGGCCCTGACCCCGTAACGGTGCAGATTTCATCGGAGATCACGGCTGTCATCGGTCCGAATGCGGCAGGCAAGACAGCTCTTTTGCACGCACTGTCGAAAATGTTTGGCGTGTCGCGTGCGCAGCGCACCGTGCAGTGCTCGGATTTCCACTTGGGGGCGGGGGACGACTCCAGCGACCGAGAGGCCAAGGCTCTGTTCGTTGACGTGTTGATCGGATTTCCCGAATTGGCCGACGGCAGCGCAACGCCTGAGACAATCGCCCCCTCGTTCCGACACATGCAGATCGAACGGGAGGGCGAATCACCGGCCTGTCGCCTGCGTCTCGAAGCGCGATGGGAAGACGACGGGACAGCGGAAGGCGAGGTTACGCAGGACCTTTTCTGGGTGGACACACTCAACGATGATTCGGCTGAGCGCCAGCGCCATCCAGTCTCGGCATCGGATCGAGGGTTAATCCAGCTCTACTACACACCCGCCAGTCGCGATGCGGCAACTCAGGTTCGGGCAACGGCTGGCGCACTCGCCGCTCGCCTGCTCCGCGCGATTGAATGGTCATCCGAAACCGAGAAAACCGTCCAGGAAACCGCTGAAAATCTCGCTAGCGCGTTCGGGAACGAATCGGCGATTGCCGCGATCGGTAAAGCTTTGCAGGCGCGCTGGTCAGGTCTTCATGACGACGTAGTCGATACTAAACCCAAGCTCAGTCTGGTCAGTCGTCGGTTCGAGGAGGTCGTCAACAAAATTGCCGTTATCTTCGAGCAGGGGCCGGACGGGCATGAACGCGGACTTGACGCTTTGAGCGACGGACAGCAATCACTTTTCTATTTCGCTCTGGCTGCGGCCGTTTTCGATCTGGAGCGCGAGGTGGTGGCTGGTACGGTGGAAGGCTTCCGTAACGACACCCTGCGTATCCCCGCGCTCACGCTGTTCGCTCTAGAAGAGCCGGAGAACCATCTCTCGCCTTACTTTCTCGCCCGCATTGTCCGTCAGGTTAGATCGCTGACCGATGCCGGAGGCGCCCAGGCCATAATCACCAGTCATTCGCCGTCGGTGCTGAGCCGCGTTAATCCGCATGAGGTCCGCTACTGCCGCTGCGATCCGAAGACCCGCGTTTCGAAGGTCAAGGAAATTAAGATGCCGACTGATGAGGAGGAGGCCGCCAAGTTCGTGCGCGGTGCCATGCTGGCCTACCCTGAACTCTACTTCGCTCGGTTCGTTCTGCTTGTCGAAGGCGATTCGGAGCGGATTGTCTTGCCTCGTCTGGCCGAAGCGCTTGATCTCCTGATTGATCCTTCCTTTGTCGCAATCGTTCCCTTGGGTGGGCGGCATGTACAGCACTTCTGGCGGTTGCTGAGACACCTGGATATCCCGCACGCGACGCTCCTTGATCTCGACTTGGGCCGCGACGGCGGTGGCTTTGGCCGGGTGAAATCGGTGATTGAAGAACTTCTTAAATTTGGCGAATCAAAAGCCAAGCTCCTACTGACCACCGAAGGCAAATTATCCGATGACGACTTAGCAAAGATGCACACTTGGCAGGATGCCGAGGATCGCAAGTTTCTATCTGGGTGGGTAACGTTCCTCAAGCAATATGGCGTTTATTTCTCGGCACCGCTCGATCTAGATCTTGCCATGCTCGAATCGTTCCCCGATGCATACAAGGCGATCATTCCCAAAGGTGGGGGGCCGAAGATGGCCGCCGATAAGGCGGCAGAAGTTGTGCTTGGAACAACGGGACCAGGAATTGCGATTTACACGGGTCCGTTCAAAGACTATCCGGCTCTTCTGCCCGCTTATCGCTACCATTTTCTCACCCACAGCAAACCGGCAACTCACCTCGCGGCCCTAACTCACATCAAGAAAGAGGACTTGGCCAAGGAAATGCCTTCAGTTCTGGCCGAGGTTCTAACGCACATCGCCAAGTCGCTACGGCGGGATTAG
- a CDS encoding adenylosuccinate synthetase: protein MNITKIVLLSGPICSGKSSLSKRLIDRFGFSLMKTTEYVRLRKKEGGTSRRELQEYGKYLDAIDGGRWILDDFCSFYEQKNSEYIVIDSIRTELQVNNFRNKFGRKVIHVHLTAPDKILRERYAAKIAGNTNDCSYDDAICNESEREVEHLSKHSDIAIDTIRCLHEDVFERTACLLGLYGMYHEKLVDVIIGGQYGSEGKGNVASYLSPEYQLLVRVGGSNAGHKVKLPRGGEYIFSQLPSGSGSSDAKIVIGAGAVINPKVILKEIGDHGIDESRLCIDPQAMIVSNDDIKREIQLTKDISSTGSGTGIAASRRIADRGSRVRPVQLAKDHVDLRKYTKKTALEVFEDAFRNRLKVLLEGTQGTGLSLYHGYYPYVTSRDTTVSGCLSESGISSARVRRVVMVCRTYPIRVPNSAEGMTSGPMSPNVTREEIANRSGVPLEDLKELTSITKGKRRIGEFDWHLLRKSTTLNSPTDIALTFVDYLNVKNRDARRFDQLTLETIQFIEEVERFAKAQVSLLSTRFHLRSIIDRRSW, encoded by the coding sequence ATGAATATAACAAAAATCGTTCTTCTGTCTGGCCCTATTTGCTCGGGAAAGTCCAGCCTGTCAAAGAGGTTGATAGATCGCTTCGGATTTTCACTTATGAAAACGACAGAATATGTGCGACTGAGGAAAAAAGAAGGAGGCACTTCCCGGAGAGAGCTTCAAGAATATGGTAAATATCTCGATGCGATAGATGGCGGGCGTTGGATATTAGATGATTTTTGTTCATTTTACGAGCAAAAAAATTCGGAATATATAGTAATTGACTCTATCAGAACCGAACTACAAGTAAACAATTTCAGAAACAAATTCGGCAGGAAAGTTATACATGTACACCTTACCGCTCCAGATAAAATTTTGCGTGAGCGCTATGCAGCAAAAATCGCTGGCAACACAAATGATTGCAGTTACGACGATGCTATATGTAACGAGTCTGAGCGCGAGGTTGAACATCTCTCAAAGCACTCCGACATTGCCATCGATACAATACGATGCTTGCATGAAGATGTCTTTGAGAGAACGGCATGCTTGCTAGGTCTTTATGGAATGTATCATGAAAAGCTAGTTGATGTTATTATTGGTGGACAATACGGAAGCGAGGGAAAAGGAAACGTCGCATCATATCTTTCACCTGAATATCAATTACTTGTGCGTGTCGGTGGATCTAACGCAGGTCACAAGGTAAAGCTTCCAAGAGGGGGAGAGTACATATTTAGCCAGTTGCCATCAGGAAGCGGATCAAGTGACGCAAAAATAGTTATTGGCGCTGGTGCAGTGATTAATCCAAAGGTAATTTTGAAAGAAATTGGAGATCACGGAATTGATGAAAGCAGATTGTGCATTGATCCTCAAGCTATGATCGTCTCGAATGATGACATCAAAAGAGAAATTCAACTCACAAAAGATATTTCCTCAACTGGGTCAGGAACAGGGATTGCTGCCTCGCGTAGAATAGCGGACAGAGGCAGTCGAGTTCGTCCTGTACAACTTGCCAAGGACCATGTTGATTTACGCAAGTACACCAAAAAAACGGCCTTAGAAGTCTTTGAAGACGCCTTTAGAAACCGCTTAAAAGTCTTGCTTGAGGGAACACAGGGCACAGGATTAAGCCTTTACCATGGATATTATCCATATGTGACATCTAGAGACACAACCGTATCAGGGTGCTTATCAGAATCTGGAATATCATCAGCCCGCGTAAGAAGGGTAGTTATGGTGTGCAGAACATATCCTATAAGAGTTCCAAACAGCGCAGAAGGCATGACATCTGGACCAATGTCTCCAAATGTTACACGTGAAGAAATTGCAAATCGCTCCGGAGTACCCTTGGAAGACCTAAAGGAATTAACATCAATCACCAAGGGGAAGCGAAGAATTGGGGAGTTTGACTGGCACCTCTTACGAAAGTCAACAACACTCAATTCACCAACCGACATTGCGTTGACTTTCGTAGATTATTTAAACGTCAAGAACAGAGATGCTCGAAGGTTTGATCAACTAACGCTTGAGACAATACAGTTTATTGAGGAGGTTGAGCGTTTTGCCAAAGCTCAGGTATCCTTGCTTTCAACAAGATTTCATTTGCGCAGCATAATCGACAGGAGGTCTTGGTAG
- a CDS encoding transporter substrate-binding domain-containing protein, which produces MLRTLSRVLSRMMSRALPCALLLCVAASGAAAGQSAPSGVTPPGSGPSGAAQSASAPPSPAPSAPALTLATTISPPLSEPGQNGMLDLIIRGAFARIGADVSLLQLPSERGLVMADSGQVDGDGNRISGLQAAYPNLLQVPESNMTYEFTAFALRPDVYVRNWDDLRHYTVAYIIGWKIYDENVHASSTVKVATPENLFALLRAGRVDVVLYYRLGGLHYARKLGLTNLRVLDPPLATREMYMYLNSRHADLVPRLADALRGMKKDGSYERIVAPFLGR; this is translated from the coding sequence ATGCTGCGAACACTGTCGCGGGTATTGTCGCGGATGATGTCGCGGGCGTTGCCGTGCGCGCTATTGCTGTGCGTGGCCGCATCCGGCGCAGCTGCCGGGCAGTCCGCGCCCTCTGGTGTCACCCCGCCCGGTTCCGGCCCGTCCGGCGCTGCACAATCCGCTTCCGCGCCGCCCTCCCCCGCTCCGTCCGCGCCCGCCCTTACCCTTGCCACCACCATATCCCCGCCGCTCAGCGAGCCGGGTCAGAACGGCATGCTGGACCTGATCATCAGGGGGGCCTTTGCGCGCATCGGGGCGGATGTATCCTTGCTGCAACTGCCCAGCGAACGCGGGCTGGTCATGGCCGACAGCGGGCAGGTGGACGGCGACGGCAACCGCATCAGCGGGTTGCAGGCCGCCTACCCCAACCTGCTTCAGGTGCCGGAAAGCAACATGACCTACGAATTCACGGCCTTCGCCCTGCGGCCGGACGTGTACGTGCGCAATTGGGACGACCTGCGCCACTACACCGTCGCCTACATCATCGGCTGGAAGATCTACGACGAGAACGTGCACGCCAGCAGCACGGTAAAGGTTGCCACGCCGGAAAACCTGTTCGCGCTGCTGCGGGCCGGGCGCGTGGACGTGGTGCTCTACTACCGCCTGGGCGGCCTGCATTACGCCCGCAAGCTGGGCCTGACCAACCTGCGCGTGCTGGACCCGCCGCTGGCCACGCGTGAAATGTACATGTACCTCAACAGCCGCCATGCCGACCTGGTGCCCCGCCTGGCCGATGCCCTGCGCGGCATGAAGAAGGACGGCAGCTACGAGCGCATCGTGGCCCCGTTTTTGGGGCGATAG
- the blaOXA gene encoding class D beta-lactamase, with amino-acid sequence MHRVFPLAALALLFALCAALPAPASAANSFLAREGDEVLAAEGDLATRRAPCSTFKIAISLMGYDAGILIDETHPVRPYDESLNVAYDMWKQPHDPVMWMRNSCVWYSQATTRELGMERFKAYVDRFGYGNRDVSGRRGTAGTDDGLTRSWLSSSLAISPQEEVDFIGRLVRSELPVSAHAQEMTRRILFVQDLQGGWKLYGKTGSGVRLLPDGSRDEDRQIGWFVGWARHADGRTVLFAHLLEDEDDNPAPAGRRSRDAAIVKVQRLLGLAPGEW; translated from the coding sequence ATGCATCGTGTTTTCCCCCTGGCGGCACTGGCGCTGCTGTTTGCACTGTGCGCGGCCCTGCCCGCACCGGCCAGCGCCGCCAACAGCTTTCTTGCGCGCGAAGGCGACGAGGTGCTGGCGGCAGAAGGCGACCTGGCCACCCGCCGCGCGCCCTGCTCCACCTTCAAGATCGCCATCAGCCTCATGGGCTACGACGCGGGCATCCTGATAGACGAAACGCACCCCGTGCGCCCCTACGACGAAAGCCTGAACGTGGCCTACGACATGTGGAAGCAGCCGCACGACCCGGTCATGTGGATGCGCAACAGCTGCGTGTGGTATTCACAGGCCACCACGCGCGAGCTGGGCATGGAGCGCTTCAAGGCCTACGTGGACCGCTTCGGCTACGGTAACCGCGACGTTTCGGGGCGGCGCGGTACAGCAGGCACGGACGACGGCCTGACCCGCTCGTGGCTGTCCAGCAGCCTTGCCATCTCGCCGCAGGAAGAAGTGGACTTCATCGGCAGGCTGGTGCGCTCCGAGTTGCCGGTGTCGGCGCACGCGCAGGAAATGACCCGGCGCATCCTGTTCGTGCAGGATTTGCAGGGCGGCTGGAAGCTGTACGGCAAGACCGGCAGCGGGGTGCGCCTGCTGCCCGACGGCAGCCGCGACGAAGACCGGCAGATTGGCTGGTTCGTGGGCTGGGCCCGGCATGCGGATGGCCGTACCGTGCTGTTCGCCCACCTGCTGGAGGACGAGGACGACAACCCCGCCCCGGCGGGCCGCAGGTCGCGCGATGCGGCCATCGTCAAGGTGCAGCGGCTGCTGGGGCTTGCCCCCGGTGAGTGGTAG
- a CDS encoding carbonic anhydrase produces the protein MPAPDLGRFIAGFRRFQKSWFCRDHNLFENLVEEQAPKALVIACSDSRVDPALLLDCNPGDLFVVRNVANLVPPYEAHTTTQHGVSAALEFAVRSLKVEDIIILGHARCGGIKVLLSGAAGGRDDTEFLSRWVSIAAPAQERVQQSCPHCSDQELHRACEQESILVSLENLMTFPWLRERVEQGELSLHGWFFDLEKGELLGWDAATNTFQPMVRECV, from the coding sequence ATGCCCGCACCCGATCTTGGCCGCTTCATCGCCGGTTTTCGGCGTTTTCAGAAAAGCTGGTTCTGCCGCGACCACAACCTGTTCGAAAACCTGGTGGAAGAGCAGGCCCCCAAGGCGCTGGTCATCGCGTGCAGCGATTCGCGCGTGGATCCGGCCCTGCTGCTGGACTGCAACCCCGGCGACCTGTTCGTGGTACGCAACGTGGCCAACCTTGTCCCCCCGTACGAGGCGCACACCACCACCCAGCACGGGGTCAGCGCCGCACTGGAATTCGCCGTACGCAGCCTGAAGGTTGAAGACATCATCATTCTGGGCCACGCCCGCTGCGGCGGCATCAAGGTATTGCTCTCCGGCGCGGCGGGTGGCCGGGACGACACGGAATTCCTGTCGCGCTGGGTCAGCATTGCCGCGCCCGCGCAAGAAAGGGTGCAGCAGAGCTGCCCGCACTGTTCCGATCAGGAACTGCACCGCGCCTGCGAGCAGGAATCCATCCTTGTCTCGCTGGAAAACCTGATGACCTTCCCCTGGCTGCGCGAACGGGTGGAGCAGGGCGAACTTTCGCTGCACGGCTGGTTCTTCGACCTGGAGAAGGGCGAGCTGCTGGGCTGGGACGCGGCCACCAACACCTTCCAGCCCATGGTGCGCGAATGCGTCTGA
- a CDS encoding ATP-binding protein produces MPFHPFKGSIRKKLALLILVSALPTLALIVVLGLQARNKAIDDATHGLQGFVRTAAETQVRATTATRLLLENLSRVPDVQRADIASCTRIFVNVLRINQQRYSALHLVDLEGNIMATGGASTGVNFAGVKHFQDVLKTRGFVVGEYQLGVSLGVPVLPFGCPVIGPDGTVRAVLLASILLSSYGDQFAEMRFPPDSFFGVCDHQGIRLFRFPETDDILIGRPIHAPMFATASADGEEGLVEDLGSDGVLRLVAFRKIRTSPEAPPYMYMFAGTPKTRIHAQALEILWRDLSILLLMVGLTLFSGWFFGGRNMGRRLEELAAAAQRIGEGDLNTRVGPEPGVTEIDILARSFNDMASALERDRAERARTEAELREARSQAEVANRAKSLFLANMSHELRTPLNGLLGMLQLIKGNENANERDAFLDLAQRSGRRLTDLLGDLLDLSRIEAGGMRIESRPFALASTFAALAETFSPMHQSKRVPLVIACAPEIPPVLVGDEIHLRQILFNLVGNAMKFTERGEVRLEVFPLLPMPSGEIRVLFIVSDTGIGIPDDKLDHIVRPFAQVEESYTRSHQGAGLGLSIVRNLVVAMGGTLQFDSLMGQGTHVCLTLPFTIPNRTTHIAPPEEAPASTGQGGLRILLAEDDEVSRLCARRLLEQLGHEVTTTANGAQALDALRAKRFDCVLMDVQMDVMDGVEATRHIRGGDSGVLDARIPVIAMTAYAMTGDREKFLAEGMDGYVSKPVMAAELAAAIDSAVARRKAA; encoded by the coding sequence ATGCCGTTCCATCCGTTCAAAGGGTCCATTCGCAAGAAGCTTGCGCTGCTGATCCTCGTGTCCGCGTTGCCCACGCTGGCCCTTATCGTCGTCCTGGGGTTGCAGGCCAGAAACAAGGCCATCGATGACGCCACGCATGGACTGCAAGGCTTTGTCCGCACTGCGGCCGAAACCCAGGTGCGGGCCACCACGGCAACCCGCCTGCTCCTGGAAAACCTGTCTCGCGTGCCGGACGTGCAGCGTGCCGACATTGCGTCCTGCACCCGCATCTTCGTCAATGTGCTCCGTATCAACCAACAACGCTATTCCGCCCTGCATCTGGTTGACCTGGAAGGCAACATCATGGCCACCGGCGGTGCATCGACCGGAGTCAACTTTGCCGGCGTGAAGCATTTCCAGGATGTGCTGAAGACCAGGGGCTTCGTCGTGGGCGAGTATCAGCTCGGGGTAAGCCTGGGCGTACCCGTACTGCCCTTCGGCTGTCCTGTCATCGGCCCCGACGGCACTGTCCGCGCGGTATTGCTGGCCAGCATCCTGCTGAGCAGTTATGGCGACCAGTTCGCCGAAATGCGTTTTCCACCCGACTCCTTCTTCGGCGTTTGCGATCACCAGGGAATCCGCCTGTTCCGCTTTCCCGAAACCGATGACATCCTCATCGGTCGCCCCATCCACGCCCCCATGTTCGCCACCGCCTCGGCTGATGGCGAGGAAGGCCTTGTGGAAGACCTGGGGTCGGACGGAGTGCTGCGCCTCGTGGCCTTCCGGAAGATTCGCACCAGTCCGGAAGCCCCGCCCTACATGTACATGTTCGCGGGCACTCCCAAGACAAGGATTCATGCCCAGGCGTTGGAAATCCTGTGGCGAGACCTGAGCATCCTGCTGCTGATGGTGGGCCTCACGTTGTTCAGCGGCTGGTTTTTCGGCGGACGCAACATGGGCCGCAGACTGGAAGAGCTTGCTGCGGCGGCGCAGCGCATTGGCGAAGGCGATCTGAATACGCGCGTCGGGCCGGAGCCGGGGGTTACCGAAATCGACATCCTGGCTCGATCCTTCAACGACATGGCCAGCGCGCTGGAGCGCGACAGGGCAGAACGCGCCCGCACCGAGGCCGAACTGCGCGAGGCAAGAAGCCAGGCCGAAGTCGCCAACCGGGCCAAAAGCCTGTTCCTGGCCAACATGAGCCATGAACTGCGCACCCCGCTCAATGGCCTGCTCGGCATGCTGCAACTCATCAAGGGCAACGAGAATGCCAATGAACGGGACGCGTTTCTGGATCTTGCCCAGCGTTCCGGACGCCGCCTGACAGACCTGCTGGGCGACCTGCTGGACCTGTCGCGCATAGAGGCCGGGGGCATGCGCATCGAAAGCAGGCCCTTTGCCCTGGCCAGCACCTTTGCGGCGCTGGCGGAAACATTCTCGCCCATGCACCAGAGCAAGCGGGTTCCCCTCGTTATCGCGTGCGCACCGGAGATTCCGCCGGTACTCGTGGGGGACGAGATTCACCTCCGGCAAATCCTGTTCAACCTCGTGGGCAACGCCATGAAGTTCACCGAAAGGGGCGAGGTCCGCCTGGAGGTCTTTCCGTTGCTGCCCATGCCTTCCGGCGAAATACGAGTGCTGTTCATCGTCAGCGATACCGGCATCGGCATTCCGGACGACAAGCTGGACCACATCGTCCGGCCCTTTGCCCAGGTGGAGGAAAGCTACACCCGATCCCATCAGGGGGCCGGCCTTGGCCTGTCCATCGTGCGCAACCTCGTTGTCGCCATGGGCGGAACCCTGCAATTCGACAGCCTGATGGGGCAGGGCACCCACGTCTGCCTGACCCTGCCCTTCACCATTCCCAACCGGACAACGCACATCGCCCCGCCGGAAGAAGCCCCCGCCAGCACCGGGCAAGGCGGGCTGCGCATCCTGCTGGCCGAGGACGACGAAGTAAGCCGACTGTGCGCCCGGCGGCTGCTGGAACAGCTGGGCCACGAGGTGACCACCACAGCCAACGGCGCCCAGGCGCTGGATGCCTTGCGCGCCAAGCGCTTCGACTGCGTGCTCATGGATGTTCAGATGGATGTGATGGACGGAGTGGAGGCCACGCGGCACATCCGTGGCGGCGATTCCGGCGTGCTGGATGCGCGGATTCCCGTCATAGCCATGACCGCCTATGCCATGACCGGCGACAGGGAGAAATTCCTGGCCGAGGGCATGGACGGCTACGTGTCCAAGCCGGTCATGGCTGCCGAACTTGCCGCCGCCATCGACAGTGCCGTGGCCCGGCGCAAGGCTGCATGA